From a single Pirellulaceae bacterium genomic region:
- a CDS encoding alpha/beta hydrolase: MFHKLRRVCWLFVLFFQVSGMSLQAEDWMSQVNHKYADSHGVKIHYAVAGSGPLVVFVHGFPDFWYSWQHQMRGLSSDFTVAAMDTRGYNLSDKPEGVEQYDMALLVADVAAVIESEQQDKATIVGHDWGGAIAWAFAAMRPDKTDKLIIVNLPHMSGLVRELMQENSSQHRNSSYARMFQREDSHKALNAQMLAGMVAGKDAQLRAKYVEAFEKSSLESMMNYYRRNYPREPYQMPEFPKIQAPVLQFHGLADTALLAPALNNTWDHLEQDWTLVTLPGVGHWSHHQAADKVTETMRWWLKMRK; this comes from the coding sequence ATGTTTCACAAACTGCGTCGCGTTTGTTGGTTGTTCGTCTTGTTTTTTCAGGTGAGTGGCATGTCCTTGCAAGCTGAAGATTGGATGTCCCAAGTCAATCACAAATACGCAGACAGCCATGGCGTCAAGATTCATTACGCAGTCGCTGGTTCGGGACCGTTAGTGGTGTTTGTTCATGGATTCCCGGACTTCTGGTACAGTTGGCAACACCAGATGCGCGGACTGTCTAGCGACTTCACCGTAGCGGCAATGGATACGCGCGGCTACAACTTGAGCGACAAGCCAGAGGGTGTCGAGCAGTATGACATGGCGCTACTGGTCGCCGACGTTGCTGCAGTCATCGAGTCCGAACAGCAAGACAAGGCAACCATCGTCGGACACGATTGGGGCGGCGCAATTGCCTGGGCCTTCGCAGCCATGCGTCCCGACAAAACAGACAAGCTGATCATCGTCAACTTGCCCCACATGTCCGGTTTGGTCCGCGAACTGATGCAAGAGAATTCTTCGCAGCATCGCAATTCGTCCTACGCACGCATGTTCCAGCGAGAAGACTCGCACAAGGCGCTCAACGCTCAAATGTTGGCTGGTATGGTTGCAGGTAAAGACGCTCAATTGCGAGCCAAGTATGTCGAGGCCTTTGAGAAGTCATCCCTAGAGTCGATGATGAACTACTATCGCCGCAACTATCCACGCGAGCCGTACCAGATGCCCGAGTTTCCAAAGATTCAAGCACCCGTGTTGCAGTTTCACGGTTTAGCTGACACAGCGCTTTTGGCGCCAGCACTCAACAATACGTGGGATCACCTGGAGCAGGATTGGACTCTGGTCACGCTGCCGGGTGTTGGCCACTGGTCGCATCATCAAGCCGCCGACAAAGTTACCGAGACGATGCGCTGGTGGCTTAAGATGCGGAAATAG
- a CDS encoding ammonium transporter encodes MAPLAFGQDETAQAPVAGEVVDVSSDETPPLPPVSDPGYVAALEERLSSLEAAGSEAALAGHNAWMLTASALVLFMTVPGLAMFYGGLVRRKNVLSVLMQCIFLMGMMTVLWGIIGYSLAFGEGGPYIGNLDHLFLAGVSMSGGEAPMSGAIPTLTFMVFQGMFFIITPALICGAFAERMKFSAMVAFSAIWGLLIYCPLCHWVWGLGILAFGESHAILGGALDFAGGTVVHISSGVSALVCAVLIKPRMGLGSEDMRPHNLTYTILGAGMLWVGWFGFNAGSELASDGVASSAFVVTHFSAAAGAVAWAAVEWITRGKASVLGAASGAVAGLVCITPAAGFVQPMPALVMGAVAGVVCYLACTKVKAAFKYDDSLDAFGVHGVGGAAGALLTGVFATKHVVDKADGVWYDPSAGMSLLLGQAAAVGVTVVFTGIGTFIILKVLDAVIGLRVSMDDEVRGLDVSQHGEEGYIR; translated from the coding sequence ATGGCACCGCTGGCGTTTGGGCAGGACGAGACGGCTCAGGCCCCCGTGGCGGGGGAAGTCGTTGACGTATCTTCGGATGAAACACCGCCGCTACCACCTGTGAGTGACCCAGGATATGTGGCGGCCCTTGAGGAGCGACTCAGCAGCTTGGAAGCCGCAGGCAGTGAAGCCGCGTTGGCGGGTCACAACGCCTGGATGCTCACCGCCAGTGCGCTCGTACTATTCATGACAGTGCCCGGCTTAGCCATGTTTTATGGTGGCTTGGTACGTCGCAAGAACGTACTCAGCGTGCTGATGCAATGCATCTTCCTGATGGGAATGATGACCGTGCTGTGGGGCATCATCGGTTATTCGCTGGCTTTTGGCGAGGGTGGACCGTACATCGGCAACTTGGATCACTTGTTCTTGGCTGGTGTGTCGATGTCTGGGGGTGAGGCACCAATGAGTGGGGCGATTCCCACACTCACGTTTATGGTGTTTCAGGGAATGTTCTTCATCATCACCCCGGCGCTGATCTGCGGGGCGTTTGCTGAGCGCATGAAATTCAGCGCCATGGTGGCGTTCAGCGCCATATGGGGCTTGTTGATTTATTGCCCCCTGTGCCACTGGGTGTGGGGCCTTGGGATTCTGGCATTCGGCGAATCTCACGCGATCCTGGGTGGAGCCCTTGACTTTGCTGGCGGTACAGTGGTGCATATCAGCTCCGGAGTATCTGCCTTGGTGTGCGCGGTGCTCATCAAACCGCGAATGGGCCTCGGGTCAGAGGACATGCGTCCGCACAACTTGACCTACACCATACTGGGTGCCGGAATGCTGTGGGTGGGTTGGTTCGGTTTCAATGCTGGCAGTGAGTTGGCTTCAGACGGCGTGGCTTCGAGCGCGTTTGTAGTAACGCATTTTTCTGCAGCCGCAGGTGCCGTTGCTTGGGCAGCCGTCGAATGGATAACTCGTGGCAAAGCCAGCGTGCTGGGCGCGGCTTCGGGAGCCGTTGCCGGATTGGTCTGCATTACACCGGCAGCAGGTTTCGTTCAACCTATGCCCGCCCTGGTTATGGGCGCTGTAGCTGGCGTGGTTTGTTACCTGGCTTGCACCAAGGTCAAAGCCGCCTTCAAGTACGATGATTCGCTGGATGCCTTCGGTGTTCACGGCGTGGGTGGTGCAGCCGGTGCCTTGCTAACCGGCGTATTCGCCACCAAGCACGTAGTCGACAAAGCCGATGGTGTGTGGTATGACCCTAGCGCAGGTATGTCACTGCTGTTGGGGCAAGCCGCCGCTGTTGGTGTGACAGTCGTCTTTACTGGAATCGGAACATTCATCATTTTGAAAGTGCTCGACGCCGTCATTGGTTTGCGAGTGTCGATGGATGACGAAGTGCGCGGGTTGGACGTTAGTCAACACGGCGAAGAAGGCTACATTCGATAA
- a CDS encoding ABC transporter permease, which produces MHSSGDRYRRWLGTLAVFVTFVLLWQGLVTWLQTPQMILPPPTSVLAAAVREQQTLLIGFGITAAAALAALATSILLGVGLAILLSLSGWLRMTMYPYVIFLQTVPIVAIAPLLITWFGYGLQTIVLVATIISLFPIVSNVTAGLISVDRNLHELFQLCGASRCQTLWKLQIPFAVRSLILGARISAGLAVIGAIVGEFFVGESSTASPGLGTLIASWQRTLRTDAMIAAIITSTLLGLFVLGCVNTTSRLALRRWTEGQFEHH; this is translated from the coding sequence ATGCACAGTTCAGGTGACCGATACCGGCGCTGGCTGGGAACCCTGGCGGTCTTCGTGACATTTGTACTGCTGTGGCAAGGACTCGTTACATGGCTGCAAACTCCGCAGATGATTCTGCCACCACCCACAAGCGTGTTAGCTGCCGCCGTACGTGAACAGCAGACATTGCTAATAGGTTTTGGTATCACGGCAGCGGCGGCACTGGCTGCTTTGGCAACCAGTATCTTGCTCGGTGTGGGACTCGCCATACTGCTCAGCCTGTCCGGCTGGTTGAGAATGACCATGTATCCTTACGTGATCTTTTTGCAAACGGTACCCATCGTGGCAATTGCTCCGCTGCTGATTACTTGGTTCGGCTACGGTCTACAAACGATCGTGCTGGTAGCCACCATCATTAGCCTCTTTCCGATCGTTTCCAATGTGACTGCTGGCCTGATTTCCGTTGATCGCAATTTGCATGAACTCTTTCAATTGTGCGGTGCCAGCCGCTGCCAAACACTGTGGAAGCTACAAATTCCATTTGCGGTGCGGAGCTTGATTCTGGGAGCCAGGATCAGCGCTGGCTTGGCAGTGATCGGTGCCATAGTGGGTGAGTTCTTTGTCGGTGAGTCGTCTACGGCAAGCCCAGGTTTAGGTACCTTGATCGCCAGTTGGCAGCGCACGTTGCGCACCGACGCCATGATCGCAGCCATCATTACCAGCACACTCTTGGGATTGTTCGTACTAGGCTGCGTCAATACTACCAGTCGCCTGGCATTGCGGCGCTGGACCGAAGGACAATTCGAACACCACTAG
- a CDS encoding P-II family nitrogen regulator — protein sequence MKKVEAIVRHFKLEDIKNALTEAGVHGMTVTEVRGYGRQKGHTEVYRGTEYNVDFVPKVKVEVVCNDSSLQSVISTILQAGKTGQIGDGKIFITNLHDVVRIRTGESGEEAI from the coding sequence ATGAAAAAAGTGGAAGCAATTGTGCGACACTTCAAGCTTGAAGATATCAAGAACGCTCTAACCGAAGCTGGCGTGCACGGGATGACCGTCACCGAGGTTCGGGGTTACGGGCGACAGAAGGGGCACACCGAAGTTTACCGCGGTACCGAATACAACGTGGATTTTGTGCCCAAAGTCAAAGTTGAAGTGGTCTGCAACGACTCCAGCTTGCAATCGGTAATTTCCACCATTTTGCAGGCCGGAAAGACGGGCCAGATCGGTGACGGCAAAATTTTCATTACCAATCTGCACGACGTGGTACGCATTCGCACTGGCGAATCTGGCGAAGAAGCCATCTAA
- a CDS encoding neutral/alkaline non-lysosomal ceramidase N-terminal domain-containing protein has product MLLRVSIIVALHVGLMLSRDATAQADKPNVFKAGAAVVDITPRDIGPDNPSIIAGSFLEGTATSVHAPLFVRTLVLDDGQTRIVLSVVDTCMMTQSLIDEAKSLASQQCGIDSQRMMVAATHTHSAPAAMSCLGTRQDKKYAARLPGKIAECIVAAQQNLVPARIGWASVDDWQHTHNRRWIRKPESKIVDPFGEATGLAHMHPGHQSPEVIGPSGPVDPALSVIAVKTLDDQPLAVFANYSQHYFGAPAVSSDYFGLFCKHLATIMRQPGEGNGPFVAAISQGTSGDLMWMDYGSPANSPTLTGYAEQVARYAEKALAKVEYRDFVELKMVERKLALNYRVPDQRRLDWARTVAAEMGERLPKTLPEVYAHEAIFLHDMQKTQLKLQAIRIGDLTIATLPNEVYALTGLKLRGRSPAISHFNIELANGAEGYIPTPEQHVLGGYTTWPARTAGLEVEAESKIVETLTQALEEATGQPRHVMQDQHGPYAQKILDSKPVQYWRLNDEDGNTPRNAAPTGLPARLSPGFAWFLPGVGSGTGIGQREALTFSEFSGPNQINRAVHLAGGSMQCSTAGLSSDYSISLWFWLGERSGASQRQGALIQGPTGELLTAMQNAQHQVTLKLLDQTSTWHGRADQWNFVTLVRHHNQLSVFANGLPQPVVSAASLGNSLSETMIIGQGLQGKVDEVAVFNSALTTEQLQQFWSVSKIQLEHQQDATEQQAEERERNARLKPPAFSTDYAHWIQSIEPNWFAPLDALPDNLNSSGKVSFHPATFAQFESGRLSGTMSPSPSAYSVSLWFRNDLPISARAVTAYLFSRGPDADAQAAGDHLGIGGSYRNDLTGKLIVFNGNLRNQVLVGKNIVTPGFWHHLVLQRDGSRAKVWLDGQVEIEGELESTASDANQFYLGARNDQFAPLQGGLAYAAIFGRLIEDQLVPALFENSGIASSARATQVAPARTTTSQPISPQESLAGMHVPLGYRVDLMACEPQVLDPVAFDWDAAGRLWIVEMADYPLGLDGQGEPGGRVRVLEDTDGDGRYETSQLFADKLSFPTGILTWRDGALVTAAPQLLFLQDTDGDGRADVREVLFAGFNEGNQQLRMNGLRWGIDNWVYCANGGHHAAHGLGVQVRSIRNGRTYELGSRDFRFNPDTGELQVESGPSQFGRNRDEWGHWFGTQNASPLWHYVLPDRYVARNPHVPTVSPIHHVVPTGSPPVYPASPLEKRYHSFEQSGRYTSACGSTIYGDNLLFPLIRSATPNDQRPQPGHCFTCEPFHNLVQHNWMIDDGVSYTGIRPDNEGAIDFFASRDRWCRPVMVRTGPDGGLWVADMYRYMIEHPDWLPAEGRAELLPHYRLGDDRGRIYRIFPSIEPHHPVPKLTGANTQQLIRYLASSNMWLRDKAHQMLWWQQAPQAAELLERALGDHDSPTARIHIINLLDGMSALRDPILLTALNDPHPRVREHAVRLAENSSSAAVIAAACKLFADVDAKVCLQLALSAGQWTDPVAAEALVELARRFPAEPYMVSAIMSSALAHERLFAKGIFVSQDEEVQAAFREPLLRQSIGRANFGTMTTVFESLFNLPESAQVTANYELLQTLRSIGAEFNKLLQDDSNMELTTIAARLESLWSRALARVSDQDADIASRLAAAKLLLHSPTHRSSAITALADFLSPHVDSLTQSQALNALSQSAADDVPEILGGAWNQLTPNLRSQAIDVWLLRTAWTADLLQRLESQQISASSLSLTQRSQLLQHPVNAIAQRAPQTLAQTTPSSRTAVIAKYQPALQLAGDMVNGRQVYLKSCASCHRHGNDDGHDVGPNLATVVSHAPEKLLASILDPNLDIQPGYQAYTCLLESGEILSGILISETASSVTIKQANGAIRSITRREIEQLTTANKSFMPEGLEENLALQDLADLIHFLRQP; this is encoded by the coding sequence ATGTTGCTTCGAGTCTCGATCATTGTTGCACTGCATGTCGGGCTGATGCTGTCTCGTGATGCAACGGCGCAAGCCGATAAGCCTAACGTCTTCAAGGCTGGTGCTGCCGTGGTGGATATTACTCCACGGGATATCGGGCCGGATAATCCGTCGATCATCGCCGGTAGCTTCCTGGAAGGTACTGCGACCTCAGTTCACGCCCCGTTGTTTGTGCGCACTTTGGTGCTGGATGATGGCCAGACGCGCATCGTGTTATCTGTGGTTGATACCTGCATGATGACGCAGTCGCTGATCGACGAGGCCAAGTCGCTGGCCAGTCAGCAGTGCGGCATTGACAGCCAGCGAATGATGGTTGCGGCCACACATACCCATTCGGCCCCGGCGGCGATGAGTTGCCTGGGGACGCGTCAGGACAAAAAGTATGCGGCAAGGCTGCCAGGAAAAATCGCCGAATGCATTGTGGCAGCGCAGCAGAATCTTGTGCCGGCCCGTATCGGTTGGGCCAGCGTCGATGATTGGCAGCACACGCACAATCGGCGCTGGATTCGCAAGCCCGAGTCCAAGATCGTCGATCCGTTCGGCGAAGCGACGGGGCTGGCGCACATGCATCCCGGACATCAAAGCCCGGAAGTAATTGGTCCGTCCGGGCCGGTTGATCCAGCGCTGTCGGTAATTGCAGTCAAGACTCTGGATGACCAACCGCTGGCAGTGTTCGCCAATTACTCGCAGCACTACTTTGGCGCGCCGGCCGTCTCGTCCGATTATTTCGGGCTGTTTTGCAAACATCTGGCGACGATCATGCGGCAGCCTGGGGAAGGCAACGGGCCGTTTGTGGCGGCGATATCGCAAGGCACCAGCGGCGATCTGATGTGGATGGACTACGGATCGCCGGCAAATAGTCCAACGCTGACAGGTTATGCGGAGCAGGTGGCGCGTTACGCAGAAAAGGCGCTGGCCAAAGTCGAATACCGCGATTTTGTCGAGCTGAAGATGGTCGAGAGAAAACTGGCACTGAACTATCGAGTGCCCGACCAACGGCGCTTAGACTGGGCCAGAACTGTCGCGGCGGAAATGGGAGAGCGCCTACCCAAGACGCTACCGGAGGTATACGCGCACGAGGCAATCTTCTTGCACGATATGCAGAAGACACAGCTCAAGTTGCAAGCGATTCGCATTGGCGACCTGACGATCGCTACACTGCCCAACGAAGTCTACGCACTCACCGGCCTGAAGCTGCGTGGACGGTCCCCGGCAATTTCACATTTCAACATCGAATTGGCCAATGGTGCTGAAGGCTACATCCCCACTCCCGAACAACATGTACTTGGCGGCTATACCACTTGGCCCGCTCGGACGGCGGGCTTGGAAGTCGAGGCGGAATCGAAAATTGTCGAGACCCTGACGCAGGCACTCGAAGAGGCTACAGGTCAGCCGCGCCACGTAATGCAAGATCAACATGGCCCCTACGCTCAGAAGATTCTGGATTCAAAACCGGTCCAGTACTGGCGGCTGAACGATGAAGATGGCAACACACCTCGCAACGCAGCGCCCACCGGACTGCCAGCCCGGCTCTCACCCGGTTTTGCCTGGTTCCTGCCTGGCGTGGGCAGCGGCACCGGCATCGGCCAGCGCGAAGCCTTGACATTCTCCGAATTCTCTGGCCCTAATCAGATCAATCGGGCGGTCCATTTGGCGGGCGGAAGTATGCAGTGCAGCACAGCCGGCTTGAGCAGTGATTACTCCATCAGCCTGTGGTTCTGGCTGGGCGAGCGCAGTGGTGCTAGCCAGCGCCAAGGCGCTTTGATTCAGGGACCGACGGGCGAATTGCTAACCGCAATGCAAAACGCTCAGCACCAAGTGACGCTAAAGTTGCTGGATCAGACTTCGACATGGCATGGTCGCGCGGATCAATGGAATTTTGTGACGCTGGTTCGTCACCACAATCAACTAAGCGTTTTCGCCAATGGACTGCCACAGCCGGTAGTGAGCGCAGCCTCATTAGGCAATTCACTATCTGAGACAATGATCATTGGCCAAGGCCTGCAAGGAAAAGTCGATGAAGTTGCCGTGTTTAACTCAGCATTGACCACAGAGCAACTGCAGCAGTTTTGGAGTGTCTCCAAAATACAGCTTGAACACCAGCAGGATGCAACCGAACAGCAAGCCGAAGAGCGCGAACGTAACGCGCGACTTAAGCCACCCGCCTTCTCGACAGACTACGCACATTGGATCCAGTCCATCGAGCCCAATTGGTTTGCTCCGCTCGATGCACTGCCCGATAACTTGAATTCGTCGGGCAAGGTATCGTTTCACCCCGCCACCTTTGCACAGTTTGAATCGGGACGGTTGAGCGGCACGATGTCGCCGTCGCCATCAGCCTATAGCGTATCACTCTGGTTTCGTAATGATTTGCCAATTAGCGCTCGCGCCGTAACCGCCTATCTGTTTTCTCGTGGCCCGGATGCTGATGCTCAGGCCGCCGGAGACCACTTGGGTATAGGCGGCAGCTATCGCAACGATCTGACCGGAAAGTTGATTGTGTTTAATGGCAACCTGCGCAATCAAGTGTTGGTCGGCAAAAACATAGTCACGCCGGGATTCTGGCATCATCTGGTACTGCAGCGAGATGGTAGTCGCGCCAAAGTCTGGTTGGATGGCCAGGTCGAGATCGAAGGGGAGTTAGAGTCCACGGCCTCCGACGCGAATCAATTCTATCTGGGTGCGCGCAATGATCAGTTTGCACCACTGCAAGGTGGCTTGGCTTATGCGGCGATCTTCGGACGCTTGATTGAAGACCAACTGGTTCCCGCGCTTTTTGAGAATTCCGGAATTGCGAGTTCTGCGCGCGCAACCCAGGTGGCTCCTGCCCGGACTACGACCAGCCAGCCAATTTCTCCGCAGGAGTCGCTTGCCGGCATGCATGTGCCGCTCGGATACCGAGTGGACCTGATGGCCTGTGAACCTCAAGTTCTTGATCCGGTGGCTTTCGATTGGGATGCGGCCGGCCGCTTGTGGATTGTCGAAATGGCTGACTATCCGCTGGGCCTGGATGGACAAGGAGAGCCCGGCGGTCGCGTGCGGGTGCTGGAAGATACCGATGGGGATGGTCGCTACGAAACGAGTCAACTGTTTGCCGACAAGCTTAGCTTTCCCACTGGCATTCTGACGTGGCGTGATGGTGCGCTGGTGACTGCAGCGCCGCAATTGCTGTTTCTGCAAGACACCGACGGAGATGGCCGTGCCGACGTGCGTGAGGTGTTGTTTGCAGGATTTAATGAAGGCAATCAACAGTTGCGGATGAACGGCTTACGCTGGGGAATAGACAACTGGGTCTACTGCGCCAACGGTGGCCACCATGCAGCACATGGCTTGGGTGTGCAAGTCCGGTCCATTCGCAACGGGCGGACCTATGAGCTGGGCAGTCGTGACTTTCGCTTCAATCCGGATACCGGTGAGCTGCAAGTCGAATCGGGGCCATCGCAGTTTGGTCGCAATCGTGATGAGTGGGGGCATTGGTTCGGTACTCAGAACGCCAGTCCGTTATGGCACTATGTTTTGCCAGATCGCTATGTAGCTCGCAATCCACATGTGCCAACGGTCAGTCCAATTCATCATGTCGTACCCACCGGTAGTCCCCCAGTCTATCCGGCCAGTCCACTAGAGAAGCGTTATCACAGCTTCGAGCAGTCGGGGCGATACACCTCGGCCTGCGGGAGCACGATCTACGGTGACAATCTGTTGTTTCCGCTGATACGATCGGCAACTCCCAACGACCAGCGGCCTCAGCCGGGGCACTGCTTCACGTGCGAGCCGTTTCACAATCTGGTGCAGCACAACTGGATGATTGACGACGGTGTCAGCTATACAGGGATTCGGCCCGACAACGAAGGGGCCATTGACTTTTTCGCCAGTCGAGATCGTTGGTGTCGGCCGGTAATGGTCCGCACCGGTCCCGATGGGGGCTTGTGGGTCGCGGACATGTATCGCTACATGATCGAGCACCCCGATTGGCTGCCTGCTGAAGGTCGCGCAGAACTGTTGCCTCACTACCGACTGGGCGACGATCGGGGACGCATCTACCGAATCTTCCCCAGCATCGAGCCGCATCATCCAGTGCCGAAGCTGACCGGCGCAAATACTCAACAGTTGATTCGTTATCTGGCATCTAGCAATATGTGGCTACGCGACAAGGCACACCAAATGCTCTGGTGGCAGCAAGCACCGCAGGCGGCCGAGCTGCTCGAGCGCGCACTTGGGGACCACGATTCACCGACCGCTCGCATTCACATCATCAACCTGCTGGACGGCATGTCGGCATTGCGCGATCCCATCTTGCTCACTGCGCTGAACGATCCCCATCCGCGAGTCCGTGAGCACGCGGTCCGATTGGCCGAGAATTCTTCCAGTGCGGCAGTTATCGCCGCTGCCTGCAAGTTGTTCGCAGATGTAGATGCCAAAGTCTGCTTGCAGTTAGCCTTGTCCGCAGGCCAGTGGACCGATCCAGTAGCCGCTGAAGCGCTGGTTGAGCTGGCTCGACGCTTTCCCGCAGAGCCGTACATGGTCTCAGCCATCATGAGTTCCGCACTGGCACATGAGAGGCTGTTTGCCAAAGGCATCTTTGTGTCCCAAGATGAGGAAGTGCAAGCCGCCTTTCGTGAACCGCTGCTTCGGCAGTCTATTGGACGTGCGAATTTTGGCACTATGACTACCGTGTTCGAAAGTCTGTTCAACCTGCCTGAGTCTGCTCAAGTCACTGCAAACTACGAACTGCTGCAAACACTGCGTAGCATCGGCGCAGAATTTAACAAATTGCTTCAAGATGATTCCAACATGGAGCTCACCACCATCGCCGCGCGATTGGAATCCTTATGGAGCCGTGCCTTAGCCCGCGTGTCCGATCAGGACGCTGACATCGCCTCGCGACTGGCGGCCGCCAAGCTGCTGCTGCACAGCCCAACTCATCGATCTTCAGCGATTACCGCGCTGGCCGACTTTTTAAGTCCGCACGTCGATTCACTGACGCAGAGTCAAGCGCTTAATGCGCTGTCGCAATCCGCTGCCGACGATGTTCCAGAGATACTGGGTGGAGCCTGGAACCAGCTAACGCCCAACCTCCGCAGTCAAGCCATCGATGTCTGGCTATTGCGTACAGCCTGGACGGCCGATCTACTGCAGCGGCTGGAATCGCAGCAGATCAGCGCCAGCAGTCTATCCCTGACGCAGCGCTCGCAATTGCTCCAGCACCCTGTCAATGCCATAGCACAGCGCGCACCACAGACTCTCGCGCAGACCACACCTTCCAGTCGTACCGCAGTCATCGCCAAATACCAACCCGCACTGCAATTGGCGGGTGACATGGTCAACGGTCGACAAGTCTATCTCAAGAGCTGTGCCAGCTGTCATCGGCACGGCAATGATGATGGCCATGACGTCGGCCCCAACCTGGCCACCGTCGTCAGCCACGCACCAGAAAAGCTGTTGGCCAGCATTCTCGATCCCAACCTGGACATCCAGCCCGGATATCAGGCCTACACCTGTCTGTTGGAATCTGGCGAAATCCTAAGTGGTATTCTGATCAGCGAAACCGCCAGCAGCGTGACCATCAAGCAAGCCAACGGGGCGATACGCAGTATCACTCGCCGCGAAATCGAGCAATTAACGACCGCCAACAAATCCTTCATGCCCGAAGGACTCGAAGAAAATCTTGCTCTTCAAGATCTCGCTGATCTCATTCATTTTCTGCGACAGCCGTAA